A window of the Halichoerus grypus chromosome 2, mHalGry1.hap1.1, whole genome shotgun sequence genome harbors these coding sequences:
- the DVL2 gene encoding segment polarity protein dishevelled homolog DVL-2 isoform X1 produces MAGSGAGGGGVGETKVIYHLDEEETPYLVKIPVPAERITLGDFKSVLQRPAGAKYFFKSMDQDFGVVKEEISDDNARLPCFNGRVVSWLVSSDNPQPEMAPPAHEPRPELAPPPPPLPPLPPERTSGIGDSRPPSFHPNVSSSRENLEPETETESVVSVRRERPRRRDSSEHGAGGHRPSGPSRLERHLAGYESSSTLMTSELESTSLGDSDEDDTMSRFSSSTEQSSASRLLKRHRRRRKQRPPRLERASSFSSVTDSTMSLNIITVTLNMEKYNFLGISIVGQSNERGDGGIYIGSIMKGGAVAADGRIEPGDMLLQVNDMNFENMSNDDAVRVLRDIVHKPGPIVLTVAKCWDPSPQAYFTLPRRAFSVPDEPIQPIDPAAWVSHSAALTGTFPAYPGSSSMSTMTSGSSLPEGCEGRGLSIHTDMASVTKAMAAPESGLEVRDRMWLKITIPNAFLGSDVVDWLYHHVEGFPERREARKYASGLLKAGLIRHTVNKITFSEQCYYVFGDLSGGCESYLVSLSLNDDGSSGASDQDTLAPLPGATPWPLLPTFSYQYPAPHPYSPQPPPYHELSSYTYGGGSASSQHSEGSRSSGSTRSDGGAGRPGRPDERAPESKSGSGSESEPSSRGGSLRRGGDPGGADGGPPPSRGSAGGAPNLRAHPGVHPYGPPPGMALPYNPMMVVMMPPPPPPVPPAVQPPGAPPVRDLGSVPPELTASRQSFHMAMGNPSEFFVDVM; encoded by the exons ATGGCGGGCAGCGGCGCGGGGGGCGGCGGTGTCGGGGAGACCAAGGTGATATACCACCTGGATGAAGAAGAGACTCCCTACCTGGTGAAGATCCCCGTTCCCGCCGAGCGCATCACCCTCGGCGATTTCAAGAGCGTCCTGCAGCGGCCCGCGGGCGCTAAGTACTTTTTCAAGTCTATGGATCAGGATTTCGG GGTGGTGAAGGAGGAGATTTCGGATGACAACGCCCGCCTGCCCTGCTTCAACGGAAGGGTGGTGTCCTGG CTAGTGTCATCAGATAACCCCCAACCCGAGATGGCTCCCCCAGCCCACGAGCCTCGGCCCGAACTGGCGCCACCCCCCCCACCGTTACCCCCGTTGCCCCCGGAGAGGACCAGCGGCATTGGGGACTCCAGGCCTCCGTCCTTCCA CCCTAATGTGTCCAGCAGCCGGGAAAACCTGGAGCCTGAGACCGAGACAGAGTCGGTCGTGTCTGTGCGGCGGGAACGGCCTCGCAGGAGAGACAGCAGTGAGCATGGCG CGGGGGGCCACAGGCCCAGTGGCCCCTCAAGGCTGGAGCGCCACCTGGCTGGCTATGAGAGCTCCTCAACCCTCATGACCAGCGAGCTGGAGAGCACCAGCCTGGGGGACTCAGACGAGGACGACACCATGAGCAG GTTCAGCAGCTCCACGGAGCAGAGCAGTGCCTCCCGCCTCCTCAAGCGCCACCGGCGGCGGAGGAAACAGCGGCCGCCGCGCCTGGAGAGG GCCTCGTCCTTCAGCAGCGTCACCGACTCCACCATGTCTCTCAACATCATCACCGTCACGCTGAACATGG AGAAGTACAACTTCCTGGGCATCTCCATCGTGGGCCAGAGCAACGAGCGGGGCGACGGCGGCATCTACATCGGCTCCATCATGAAGGGAGGTGCCGTGGCGGCCGACGGGCGCATCGAGCCGGGCGACATGCTGCTGCAG GTGAACGACATGAACTTCGAGAACATGAGCAACGACGACGCGGTGCGGGTCCTGCGGGACATTGTGCACAAGCCCGG ccccatcGTGCTGACGGTGGCCAAGTGCTGGGATCCCTCTCCCCAGGCCTATTTCACTCTTCCTCGAA GGGCCTTCTCTGTCCCAGACGAGCCCATCCAGCCCatcgaccctgctgcctgggtGTCCCACTCGGCCGCGCTGACCGGCACGTTCCCGGCCTATCCCGGCTCCTCGTCCATGAGCACCATGACGTCggggtcctctctgcctgagg GCTGTGAAGGCCGGGGTCTTTCCATCCACACGGACATGGCATCTGTGACCAAGGCCATGGCAGCTCCAGAGTCTGGGCTGGAAGTTCGGGACCGCATGTGGCTCAAGATCACCATCCCTAATGCCTTTCTGG GCTCGGACGTGGTCGACTGGCTCTACCATCACGTGGAAGGCTTTCCCGAGCGGCGGGAGGCCCGCAAGTACGCGAGCGGGCTGCTCAAGGCGGGCCTCATCCGGCACACCGTGAACAAGATCACCTTCTCCGAGCAGTGCTATTACGTCTTCGGGGACCTCAGCGGCGGCTGCGAGAGCT ACCTCGTCAGCCTGTCCCTGAACGACGACGGCTCGAGCGGGGCATCAGACCAGGACACCTTGGCCCCTCTGCCCGGGGCCACCCCCTGGCCCCTGCTGCCCACCTTCTCGTACCAGTACCCGGCCCCCCACCCGTACAGCCCCCAGCCGCCGCCCTACCACGAGCTCTCGTCCTACACCTACGGGGGGGGCAGCGCCAGCAGCCAGCACAGCGAGG ggaGCCGGAGCAGCGGGTCGACGCGAAGCGATGGGGGGGCAGGGCGCCCAGGGAGGCCTGATGAGCGGGCCCCTGAGTCCAAGTCCGGCAGTGGCAGTGAGTCCGAGCCCTCCAGCCGCGGGGGCAGCCTCCGGCGGGGCGGGGATCCCGGCGGGGCTGACGGGGGCCCTCCCCCTTCCCGGGGCTCGGCAGGGGGTGCTCCCAACCTGCGAGCCCACCCTGGGGTCCATCCCTACGGACCGCCCCCGGGGATGGCCCTCCCCTACAATCCCATGATGGTGGTCATGATGCCCCCGCCTCCACCCCCCGTCCCTCCAGCCGTGCagcccccaggggcccctccGGTCAGAGACCTAGGGTCTGTGCCCCCAGAGCTGACAGCGAGCCGCCAAAGCTTCCACATGGCCATGGGCAACCCCAGTGAGTTCTTTGTGGATGTCATGTAG
- the DVL2 gene encoding segment polarity protein dishevelled homolog DVL-2 isoform X3 — protein MAGSGAGGGGVGETKVIYHLDEEETPYLVKIPVPAERITLGDFKSVLQRPAGAKYFFKSMDQDFGVVKEEISDDNARLPCFNGRVVSWLVSSDNPQPEMAPPAHEPRPELAPPPPPLPPLPPERTSGIGDSRPPSFHPNVSSSRENLEPETETESVVSVRRERPRRRDSSEHGAGGHRPSGPSRLERHLAGYESSSTLMTSELESTSLGDSDEDDTMSRFSSSTEQSSASRLLKRHRRRRKQRPPRLERASSFSSVTDSTMSLNIITVTLNMEKYNFLGISIVGQSNERGDGGIYIGSIMKGGAVAADGRIEPGDMLLQVNDMNFENMSNDDAVRVLRDIVHKPGPIVLTVAKCWDPSPQAYFTLPRNEPIQPIDPAAWVSHSAALTGTFPAYPGSSSMSTMTSGSSLPEGCEGRGLSIHTDMASVTKAMAAPESGLEVRDRMWLKITIPNAFLGSDVVDWLYHHVEGFPERREARKYASGLLKAGLIRHTVNKITFSEQCYYVFGDLSGGCESYLVSLSLNDDGSSGASDQDTLAPLPGATPWPLLPTFSYQYPAPHPYSPQPPPYHELSSYTYGGGSASSQHSEGSRSSGSTRSDGGAGRPGRPDERAPESKSGSGSESEPSSRGGSLRRGGDPGGADGGPPPSRGSAGGAPNLRAHPGVHPYGPPPGMALPYNPMMVVMMPPPPPPVPPAVQPPGAPPVRDLGSVPPELTASRQSFHMAMGNPSEFFVDVM, from the exons ATGGCGGGCAGCGGCGCGGGGGGCGGCGGTGTCGGGGAGACCAAGGTGATATACCACCTGGATGAAGAAGAGACTCCCTACCTGGTGAAGATCCCCGTTCCCGCCGAGCGCATCACCCTCGGCGATTTCAAGAGCGTCCTGCAGCGGCCCGCGGGCGCTAAGTACTTTTTCAAGTCTATGGATCAGGATTTCGG GGTGGTGAAGGAGGAGATTTCGGATGACAACGCCCGCCTGCCCTGCTTCAACGGAAGGGTGGTGTCCTGG CTAGTGTCATCAGATAACCCCCAACCCGAGATGGCTCCCCCAGCCCACGAGCCTCGGCCCGAACTGGCGCCACCCCCCCCACCGTTACCCCCGTTGCCCCCGGAGAGGACCAGCGGCATTGGGGACTCCAGGCCTCCGTCCTTCCA CCCTAATGTGTCCAGCAGCCGGGAAAACCTGGAGCCTGAGACCGAGACAGAGTCGGTCGTGTCTGTGCGGCGGGAACGGCCTCGCAGGAGAGACAGCAGTGAGCATGGCG CGGGGGGCCACAGGCCCAGTGGCCCCTCAAGGCTGGAGCGCCACCTGGCTGGCTATGAGAGCTCCTCAACCCTCATGACCAGCGAGCTGGAGAGCACCAGCCTGGGGGACTCAGACGAGGACGACACCATGAGCAG GTTCAGCAGCTCCACGGAGCAGAGCAGTGCCTCCCGCCTCCTCAAGCGCCACCGGCGGCGGAGGAAACAGCGGCCGCCGCGCCTGGAGAGG GCCTCGTCCTTCAGCAGCGTCACCGACTCCACCATGTCTCTCAACATCATCACCGTCACGCTGAACATGG AGAAGTACAACTTCCTGGGCATCTCCATCGTGGGCCAGAGCAACGAGCGGGGCGACGGCGGCATCTACATCGGCTCCATCATGAAGGGAGGTGCCGTGGCGGCCGACGGGCGCATCGAGCCGGGCGACATGCTGCTGCAG GTGAACGACATGAACTTCGAGAACATGAGCAACGACGACGCGGTGCGGGTCCTGCGGGACATTGTGCACAAGCCCGG ccccatcGTGCTGACGGTGGCCAAGTGCTGGGATCCCTCTCCCCAGGCCTATTTCACTCTTCCTCGAA ACGAGCCCATCCAGCCCatcgaccctgctgcctgggtGTCCCACTCGGCCGCGCTGACCGGCACGTTCCCGGCCTATCCCGGCTCCTCGTCCATGAGCACCATGACGTCggggtcctctctgcctgagg GCTGTGAAGGCCGGGGTCTTTCCATCCACACGGACATGGCATCTGTGACCAAGGCCATGGCAGCTCCAGAGTCTGGGCTGGAAGTTCGGGACCGCATGTGGCTCAAGATCACCATCCCTAATGCCTTTCTGG GCTCGGACGTGGTCGACTGGCTCTACCATCACGTGGAAGGCTTTCCCGAGCGGCGGGAGGCCCGCAAGTACGCGAGCGGGCTGCTCAAGGCGGGCCTCATCCGGCACACCGTGAACAAGATCACCTTCTCCGAGCAGTGCTATTACGTCTTCGGGGACCTCAGCGGCGGCTGCGAGAGCT ACCTCGTCAGCCTGTCCCTGAACGACGACGGCTCGAGCGGGGCATCAGACCAGGACACCTTGGCCCCTCTGCCCGGGGCCACCCCCTGGCCCCTGCTGCCCACCTTCTCGTACCAGTACCCGGCCCCCCACCCGTACAGCCCCCAGCCGCCGCCCTACCACGAGCTCTCGTCCTACACCTACGGGGGGGGCAGCGCCAGCAGCCAGCACAGCGAGG ggaGCCGGAGCAGCGGGTCGACGCGAAGCGATGGGGGGGCAGGGCGCCCAGGGAGGCCTGATGAGCGGGCCCCTGAGTCCAAGTCCGGCAGTGGCAGTGAGTCCGAGCCCTCCAGCCGCGGGGGCAGCCTCCGGCGGGGCGGGGATCCCGGCGGGGCTGACGGGGGCCCTCCCCCTTCCCGGGGCTCGGCAGGGGGTGCTCCCAACCTGCGAGCCCACCCTGGGGTCCATCCCTACGGACCGCCCCCGGGGATGGCCCTCCCCTACAATCCCATGATGGTGGTCATGATGCCCCCGCCTCCACCCCCCGTCCCTCCAGCCGTGCagcccccaggggcccctccGGTCAGAGACCTAGGGTCTGTGCCCCCAGAGCTGACAGCGAGCCGCCAAAGCTTCCACATGGCCATGGGCAACCCCAGTGAGTTCTTTGTGGATGTCATGTAG
- the DVL2 gene encoding segment polarity protein dishevelled homolog DVL-2 isoform X2 — protein MAGSGAGGGGVGETKVIYHLDEEETPYLVKIPVPAERITLGDFKSVLQRPAGAKYFFKSMDQDFGVVKEEISDDNARLPCFNGRVVSWLVSSDNPQPEMAPPAHEPRPELAPPPPPLPPLPPERTSGIGDSRPPSFHPNVSSSRENLEPETETESVVSVRRERPRRRDSTGGHRPSGPSRLERHLAGYESSSTLMTSELESTSLGDSDEDDTMSRFSSSTEQSSASRLLKRHRRRRKQRPPRLERASSFSSVTDSTMSLNIITVTLNMEKYNFLGISIVGQSNERGDGGIYIGSIMKGGAVAADGRIEPGDMLLQVNDMNFENMSNDDAVRVLRDIVHKPGPIVLTVAKCWDPSPQAYFTLPRRAFSVPDEPIQPIDPAAWVSHSAALTGTFPAYPGSSSMSTMTSGSSLPEGCEGRGLSIHTDMASVTKAMAAPESGLEVRDRMWLKITIPNAFLGSDVVDWLYHHVEGFPERREARKYASGLLKAGLIRHTVNKITFSEQCYYVFGDLSGGCESYLVSLSLNDDGSSGASDQDTLAPLPGATPWPLLPTFSYQYPAPHPYSPQPPPYHELSSYTYGGGSASSQHSEGSRSSGSTRSDGGAGRPGRPDERAPESKSGSGSESEPSSRGGSLRRGGDPGGADGGPPPSRGSAGGAPNLRAHPGVHPYGPPPGMALPYNPMMVVMMPPPPPPVPPAVQPPGAPPVRDLGSVPPELTASRQSFHMAMGNPSEFFVDVM, from the exons ATGGCGGGCAGCGGCGCGGGGGGCGGCGGTGTCGGGGAGACCAAGGTGATATACCACCTGGATGAAGAAGAGACTCCCTACCTGGTGAAGATCCCCGTTCCCGCCGAGCGCATCACCCTCGGCGATTTCAAGAGCGTCCTGCAGCGGCCCGCGGGCGCTAAGTACTTTTTCAAGTCTATGGATCAGGATTTCGG GGTGGTGAAGGAGGAGATTTCGGATGACAACGCCCGCCTGCCCTGCTTCAACGGAAGGGTGGTGTCCTGG CTAGTGTCATCAGATAACCCCCAACCCGAGATGGCTCCCCCAGCCCACGAGCCTCGGCCCGAACTGGCGCCACCCCCCCCACCGTTACCCCCGTTGCCCCCGGAGAGGACCAGCGGCATTGGGGACTCCAGGCCTCCGTCCTTCCA CCCTAATGTGTCCAGCAGCCGGGAAAACCTGGAGCCTGAGACCGAGACAGAGTCGGTCGTGTCTGTGCGGCGGGAACGGCCTCGCAGGAGAGACAGCA CGGGGGGCCACAGGCCCAGTGGCCCCTCAAGGCTGGAGCGCCACCTGGCTGGCTATGAGAGCTCCTCAACCCTCATGACCAGCGAGCTGGAGAGCACCAGCCTGGGGGACTCAGACGAGGACGACACCATGAGCAG GTTCAGCAGCTCCACGGAGCAGAGCAGTGCCTCCCGCCTCCTCAAGCGCCACCGGCGGCGGAGGAAACAGCGGCCGCCGCGCCTGGAGAGG GCCTCGTCCTTCAGCAGCGTCACCGACTCCACCATGTCTCTCAACATCATCACCGTCACGCTGAACATGG AGAAGTACAACTTCCTGGGCATCTCCATCGTGGGCCAGAGCAACGAGCGGGGCGACGGCGGCATCTACATCGGCTCCATCATGAAGGGAGGTGCCGTGGCGGCCGACGGGCGCATCGAGCCGGGCGACATGCTGCTGCAG GTGAACGACATGAACTTCGAGAACATGAGCAACGACGACGCGGTGCGGGTCCTGCGGGACATTGTGCACAAGCCCGG ccccatcGTGCTGACGGTGGCCAAGTGCTGGGATCCCTCTCCCCAGGCCTATTTCACTCTTCCTCGAA GGGCCTTCTCTGTCCCAGACGAGCCCATCCAGCCCatcgaccctgctgcctgggtGTCCCACTCGGCCGCGCTGACCGGCACGTTCCCGGCCTATCCCGGCTCCTCGTCCATGAGCACCATGACGTCggggtcctctctgcctgagg GCTGTGAAGGCCGGGGTCTTTCCATCCACACGGACATGGCATCTGTGACCAAGGCCATGGCAGCTCCAGAGTCTGGGCTGGAAGTTCGGGACCGCATGTGGCTCAAGATCACCATCCCTAATGCCTTTCTGG GCTCGGACGTGGTCGACTGGCTCTACCATCACGTGGAAGGCTTTCCCGAGCGGCGGGAGGCCCGCAAGTACGCGAGCGGGCTGCTCAAGGCGGGCCTCATCCGGCACACCGTGAACAAGATCACCTTCTCCGAGCAGTGCTATTACGTCTTCGGGGACCTCAGCGGCGGCTGCGAGAGCT ACCTCGTCAGCCTGTCCCTGAACGACGACGGCTCGAGCGGGGCATCAGACCAGGACACCTTGGCCCCTCTGCCCGGGGCCACCCCCTGGCCCCTGCTGCCCACCTTCTCGTACCAGTACCCGGCCCCCCACCCGTACAGCCCCCAGCCGCCGCCCTACCACGAGCTCTCGTCCTACACCTACGGGGGGGGCAGCGCCAGCAGCCAGCACAGCGAGG ggaGCCGGAGCAGCGGGTCGACGCGAAGCGATGGGGGGGCAGGGCGCCCAGGGAGGCCTGATGAGCGGGCCCCTGAGTCCAAGTCCGGCAGTGGCAGTGAGTCCGAGCCCTCCAGCCGCGGGGGCAGCCTCCGGCGGGGCGGGGATCCCGGCGGGGCTGACGGGGGCCCTCCCCCTTCCCGGGGCTCGGCAGGGGGTGCTCCCAACCTGCGAGCCCACCCTGGGGTCCATCCCTACGGACCGCCCCCGGGGATGGCCCTCCCCTACAATCCCATGATGGTGGTCATGATGCCCCCGCCTCCACCCCCCGTCCCTCCAGCCGTGCagcccccaggggcccctccGGTCAGAGACCTAGGGTCTGTGCCCCCAGAGCTGACAGCGAGCCGCCAAAGCTTCCACATGGCCATGGGCAACCCCAGTGAGTTCTTTGTGGATGTCATGTAG
- the DVL2 gene encoding segment polarity protein dishevelled homolog DVL-2 isoform X4, translated as MAGSGAGGGGVGETKVIYHLDEEETPYLVKIPVPAERITLGDFKSVLQRPAGAKYFFKSMDQDFGVVKEEISDDNARLPCFNGRVVSWLVSSDNPQPEMAPPAHEPRPELAPPPPPLPPLPPERTSGIGDSRPPSFHPNVSSSRENLEPETETESVVSVRRERPRRRDSTGGHRPSGPSRLERHLAGYESSSTLMTSELESTSLGDSDEDDTMSRFSSSTEQSSASRLLKRHRRRRKQRPPRLERASSFSSVTDSTMSLNIITVTLNMEKYNFLGISIVGQSNERGDGGIYIGSIMKGGAVAADGRIEPGDMLLQVNDMNFENMSNDDAVRVLRDIVHKPGPIVLTVAKCWDPSPQAYFTLPRNEPIQPIDPAAWVSHSAALTGTFPAYPGSSSMSTMTSGSSLPEGCEGRGLSIHTDMASVTKAMAAPESGLEVRDRMWLKITIPNAFLGSDVVDWLYHHVEGFPERREARKYASGLLKAGLIRHTVNKITFSEQCYYVFGDLSGGCESYLVSLSLNDDGSSGASDQDTLAPLPGATPWPLLPTFSYQYPAPHPYSPQPPPYHELSSYTYGGGSASSQHSEGSRSSGSTRSDGGAGRPGRPDERAPESKSGSGSESEPSSRGGSLRRGGDPGGADGGPPPSRGSAGGAPNLRAHPGVHPYGPPPGMALPYNPMMVVMMPPPPPPVPPAVQPPGAPPVRDLGSVPPELTASRQSFHMAMGNPSEFFVDVM; from the exons ATGGCGGGCAGCGGCGCGGGGGGCGGCGGTGTCGGGGAGACCAAGGTGATATACCACCTGGATGAAGAAGAGACTCCCTACCTGGTGAAGATCCCCGTTCCCGCCGAGCGCATCACCCTCGGCGATTTCAAGAGCGTCCTGCAGCGGCCCGCGGGCGCTAAGTACTTTTTCAAGTCTATGGATCAGGATTTCGG GGTGGTGAAGGAGGAGATTTCGGATGACAACGCCCGCCTGCCCTGCTTCAACGGAAGGGTGGTGTCCTGG CTAGTGTCATCAGATAACCCCCAACCCGAGATGGCTCCCCCAGCCCACGAGCCTCGGCCCGAACTGGCGCCACCCCCCCCACCGTTACCCCCGTTGCCCCCGGAGAGGACCAGCGGCATTGGGGACTCCAGGCCTCCGTCCTTCCA CCCTAATGTGTCCAGCAGCCGGGAAAACCTGGAGCCTGAGACCGAGACAGAGTCGGTCGTGTCTGTGCGGCGGGAACGGCCTCGCAGGAGAGACAGCA CGGGGGGCCACAGGCCCAGTGGCCCCTCAAGGCTGGAGCGCCACCTGGCTGGCTATGAGAGCTCCTCAACCCTCATGACCAGCGAGCTGGAGAGCACCAGCCTGGGGGACTCAGACGAGGACGACACCATGAGCAG GTTCAGCAGCTCCACGGAGCAGAGCAGTGCCTCCCGCCTCCTCAAGCGCCACCGGCGGCGGAGGAAACAGCGGCCGCCGCGCCTGGAGAGG GCCTCGTCCTTCAGCAGCGTCACCGACTCCACCATGTCTCTCAACATCATCACCGTCACGCTGAACATGG AGAAGTACAACTTCCTGGGCATCTCCATCGTGGGCCAGAGCAACGAGCGGGGCGACGGCGGCATCTACATCGGCTCCATCATGAAGGGAGGTGCCGTGGCGGCCGACGGGCGCATCGAGCCGGGCGACATGCTGCTGCAG GTGAACGACATGAACTTCGAGAACATGAGCAACGACGACGCGGTGCGGGTCCTGCGGGACATTGTGCACAAGCCCGG ccccatcGTGCTGACGGTGGCCAAGTGCTGGGATCCCTCTCCCCAGGCCTATTTCACTCTTCCTCGAA ACGAGCCCATCCAGCCCatcgaccctgctgcctgggtGTCCCACTCGGCCGCGCTGACCGGCACGTTCCCGGCCTATCCCGGCTCCTCGTCCATGAGCACCATGACGTCggggtcctctctgcctgagg GCTGTGAAGGCCGGGGTCTTTCCATCCACACGGACATGGCATCTGTGACCAAGGCCATGGCAGCTCCAGAGTCTGGGCTGGAAGTTCGGGACCGCATGTGGCTCAAGATCACCATCCCTAATGCCTTTCTGG GCTCGGACGTGGTCGACTGGCTCTACCATCACGTGGAAGGCTTTCCCGAGCGGCGGGAGGCCCGCAAGTACGCGAGCGGGCTGCTCAAGGCGGGCCTCATCCGGCACACCGTGAACAAGATCACCTTCTCCGAGCAGTGCTATTACGTCTTCGGGGACCTCAGCGGCGGCTGCGAGAGCT ACCTCGTCAGCCTGTCCCTGAACGACGACGGCTCGAGCGGGGCATCAGACCAGGACACCTTGGCCCCTCTGCCCGGGGCCACCCCCTGGCCCCTGCTGCCCACCTTCTCGTACCAGTACCCGGCCCCCCACCCGTACAGCCCCCAGCCGCCGCCCTACCACGAGCTCTCGTCCTACACCTACGGGGGGGGCAGCGCCAGCAGCCAGCACAGCGAGG ggaGCCGGAGCAGCGGGTCGACGCGAAGCGATGGGGGGGCAGGGCGCCCAGGGAGGCCTGATGAGCGGGCCCCTGAGTCCAAGTCCGGCAGTGGCAGTGAGTCCGAGCCCTCCAGCCGCGGGGGCAGCCTCCGGCGGGGCGGGGATCCCGGCGGGGCTGACGGGGGCCCTCCCCCTTCCCGGGGCTCGGCAGGGGGTGCTCCCAACCTGCGAGCCCACCCTGGGGTCCATCCCTACGGACCGCCCCCGGGGATGGCCCTCCCCTACAATCCCATGATGGTGGTCATGATGCCCCCGCCTCCACCCCCCGTCCCTCCAGCCGTGCagcccccaggggcccctccGGTCAGAGACCTAGGGTCTGTGCCCCCAGAGCTGACAGCGAGCCGCCAAAGCTTCCACATGGCCATGGGCAACCCCAGTGAGTTCTTTGTGGATGTCATGTAG